A region of [Bacteroides] pectinophilus DNA encodes the following proteins:
- a CDS encoding DNA-directed RNA polymerase subunit beta yields the protein MEKNRIRPKKFGNNVRMSYSRQKEVLEMPNLIEVQKNSYQWFLDEGLNEAFNDISPIGDYSGRWSLDFTGFRLCTDEAKYTIEECKERDATYAAPLRVKVRLQDKQTGEMKDHEIFMGDLPLMTETGTFVINGAERVIVSQLVRSPGIYYDIQHDKIGKELYSCTVIPNRGAWLEYETDSNDIFYVRVDRTRKVPVTVLIRALLTPTKDNAMINGSNEDIINIFGDEPKLLATIEKDVSTDHEKGLTELYKKIRPGEPVSVDNAESLIQAMFFDPRRYDLAKVGRYKFNKKLNFRTRIAGQTLAEDVVIEQTGETFPAGTVVTREIGQTIQDAAVPYVYIQTEERKVKVLSNLMVDVTKWVDITEDEAKELGIVEPVYFPVLKTLLENEEDDIKTLLKKNVNDLIPKHITIEDIFASINYNLHLEYGIGTKDDIDHLGNRRIRAVGELLQNQYRIGLSRMERVVRERMQTQDQSGLSAQNLINIKPVTAAVKEFFGSSQLSQFMDQNNPLGELTHKRRLSALGPGGLSRDRAGFEVRDVHYTHYGRMCPIETPEGPNIGLINSLASYARINEYGFIEAPYRLIDKSDPQNPRVTDEVRYLTADEEDDFYVAQANAELDEDGHFVKNSVSGRYREETSEFPKSKLDLMDVSPRMVFSVATSMIPFLQNDDANRALMGSNMQRQAVPLLTTEAPVVGTGMEYKAAVDSGVCVVAKEAGVVEYSTSKEIAVKTKDGRDVYRLTKFARSNQSNCYNQRPIVFKGDKVEKGQVIADGPSTKNGEIALGKNPLIGFMTWEGYNYEDAVLLSERLVQDDVYTSVHIEEYETEARDTKLGPEEITRDVPGVGNDVLKDLDERGIIRIGAEVRAGDILVGKVTPKGETELTAEERLLRAIFGEKAREVRDTSLKVPHGEYGIVVDAKVFTRENGDELGPGVNQTVRIYIAQKRKISVGDKMAGRHGNKGVVSRILPVEDMPFLPNGRPLDIVLNPLGVPSRMNIGQVLEIHLSLAAKALGFNISTPVFDGADEHDIMDTLDLANDYVNLEWDEFVAKRKGKIDDELFAYLEENKDHRAEWKGVPISRDGKVRLRDGRTGEYFDSPVTIGHMHYLKLHHLVDDKIHARSTGPYSLVTQQPLGGKAQFGGQRFGEMEVWALEAYGASYTLQEILTVKSDDVIGRVKTYEAIIKGDNIPEPGIPESFKVLLKELQSLALDVKVLDENGEEVDIMENVDYSEGDFKRIYEDAGMSYKQDGDLGDHGYTAQTIGEEGFENEEPEESSDDVVLDDYDDDYSGDEE from the coding sequence ATGGAAAAGAACAGAATACGTCCAAAGAAGTTTGGCAATAATGTCAGAATGAGTTACTCAAGGCAGAAAGAAGTTCTTGAGATGCCAAACTTAATCGAAGTTCAGAAGAATTCATATCAGTGGTTTTTGGACGAAGGTCTCAATGAAGCTTTTAATGACATTTCTCCAATAGGCGACTACAGCGGTCGCTGGAGCCTGGATTTTACAGGTTTCAGACTTTGTACGGATGAGGCAAAGTATACTATTGAAGAGTGTAAAGAAAGAGATGCTACTTATGCAGCTCCGTTGCGTGTCAAGGTAAGGCTTCAGGATAAGCAGACAGGCGAGATGAAAGACCATGAGATTTTTATGGGTGATCTTCCGCTGATGACTGAAACGGGTACATTTGTCATTAATGGCGCAGAGAGAGTTATTGTAAGCCAGTTAGTACGTTCCCCTGGTATATATTATGATATCCAGCATGACAAGATTGGTAAGGAACTCTATTCATGTACGGTAATTCCTAACCGTGGTGCATGGCTGGAATACGAGACAGATTCTAATGACATTTTCTATGTACGTGTCGACAGAACACGTAAAGTTCCTGTAACAGTGCTTATTCGTGCACTTCTTACACCAACTAAGGATAATGCCATGATTAATGGCAGCAATGAGGATATTATTAATATATTTGGTGATGAGCCAAAGCTCCTTGCTACAATTGAGAAGGATGTATCAACAGACCATGAGAAGGGTCTTACAGAACTTTATAAGAAGATTCGTCCGGGAGAGCCTGTTTCAGTAGATAATGCTGAAAGCCTTATTCAGGCTATGTTCTTTGACCCTAGAAGATATGATCTTGCTAAGGTTGGACGTTATAAGTTCAATAAGAAGCTTAACTTCAGAACAAGAATTGCAGGACAGACACTTGCTGAAGATGTTGTTATCGAACAGACAGGTGAGACTTTCCCTGCAGGAACGGTTGTTACAAGAGAGATTGGACAGACAATCCAGGATGCAGCTGTACCATATGTATATATCCAGACAGAAGAGCGTAAGGTTAAGGTGCTTTCTAACCTTATGGTTGATGTTACAAAGTGGGTAGATATAACAGAAGATGAGGCTAAGGAACTTGGCATCGTTGAACCTGTATACTTCCCTGTACTGAAGACTTTACTTGAGAATGAGGAAGATGATATTAAGACACTTCTTAAGAAGAATGTTAATGACCTTATTCCTAAGCATATTACTATAGAAGATATATTTGCATCTATTAACTACAATCTCCATCTTGAATATGGAATCGGTACAAAGGATGATATCGATCACCTTGGTAACCGTCGTATTCGTGCTGTAGGTGAACTCCTTCAGAACCAGTACAGAATCGGTCTTTCAAGAATGGAAAGAGTTGTCCGTGAGAGAATGCAGACACAGGATCAGAGCGGTCTTTCAGCTCAGAACCTTATTAATATCAAGCCTGTTACGGCTGCAGTTAAGGAGTTCTTCGGAAGTTCACAGCTGTCACAGTTCATGGATCAGAATAACCCTCTTGGTGAGCTGACACATAAGAGACGTCTTTCAGCACTTGGTCCTGGCGGTCTTTCAAGAGATCGTGCCGGATTCGAAGTACGAGATGTTCACTATACACATTATGGCAGAATGTGTCCTATCGAGACACCTGAAGGACCTAACATCGGTCTTATTAACTCACTTGCATCATATGCAAGAATTAATGAGTATGGATTTATTGAGGCTCCATATCGCCTTATCGATAAGTCGGATCCACAGAATCCAAGAGTAACAGACGAAGTACGTTACCTTACAGCGGATGAGGAAGATGATTTCTATGTAGCACAGGCTAATGCTGAACTTGATGAGGACGGACATTTTGTAAAGAATTCCGTATCAGGCCGTTATCGTGAAGAGACATCAGAATTCCCTAAGAGCAAGCTTGATCTTATGGACGTTTCTCCACGAATGGTATTCTCAGTTGCTACATCAATGATTCCTTTCCTCCAGAACGATGATGCTAACCGTGCCCTCATGGGATCTAACATGCAGCGTCAGGCCGTTCCTCTTCTTACAACAGAAGCTCCTGTTGTAGGTACAGGTATGGAGTATAAGGCTGCTGTCGATTCAGGCGTATGTGTTGTCGCTAAGGAAGCAGGTGTTGTTGAGTATTCAACATCTAAGGAGATAGCAGTCAAGACTAAGGATGGCAGAGACGTATACCGCCTTACTAAGTTTGCAAGAAGTAACCAGAGCAACTGCTACAACCAGAGACCTATTGTATTCAAGGGTGATAAGGTTGAGAAGGGACAGGTTATCGCAGACGGACCATCGACTAAGAATGGTGAGATTGCATTAGGTAAGAACCCTCTCATCGGTTTCATGACATGGGAAGGTTACAATTACGAGGATGCCGTACTTCTTAGTGAAAGGCTTGTTCAGGATGATGTTTACACATCAGTTCATATAGAAGAGTACGAGACAGAGGCAAGAGATACAAAGCTCGGACCGGAAGAGATTACAAGAGATGTTCCGGGTGTAGGCAATGATGTACTTAAGGATCTTGATGAGAGAGGTATTATCCGTATCGGTGCCGAGGTTCGTGCAGGAGATATACTTGTAGGTAAGGTTACACCTAAGGGTGAGACAGAGCTTACAGCAGAAGAGAGACTTCTTCGTGCAATCTTCGGTGAGAAGGCAAGAGAAGTAAGAGATACATCACTTAAGGTGCCTCATGGTGAATATGGTATTGTTGTTGATGCTAAGGTATTCACAAGAGAGAACGGAGATGAATTAGGACCGGGTGTTAATCAGACAGTCCGTATATATATTGCCCAGAAGAGAAAGATTTCTGTTGGTGATAAGATGGCCGGCCGTCATGGTAACAAGGGTGTCGTTTCAAGAATACTTCCTGTAGAGGATATGCCATTCCTTCCTAACGGAAGACCTCTTGATATCGTGCTTAACCCTCTGGGCGTGCCTTCTCGAATGAATATCGGACAGGTGCTTGAGATTCATCTCAGCCTTGCTGCGAAGGCTCTTGGATTTAATATATCAACACCTGTATTTGACGGTGCGGATGAGCATGATATTATGGATACTCTTGATCTTGCCAACGACTATGTTAACCTTGAATGGGATGAGTTCGTTGCTAAGCGCAAGGGAAAGATTGATGACGAATTATTTGCTTATCTTGAGGAAAACAAGGATCATCGTGCAGAGTGGAAAGGTGTTCCTATCTCACGTGACGGTAAGGTAAGACTTCGTGACGGACGTACAGGTGAGTACTTCGACAGCCCTGTTACTATCGGACACATGCATTACCTTAAGCTGCATCACCTTGTTGATGATAAGATTCATGCACGTTCAACAGGTCCTTACTCACTCGTAACACAGCAGCCACTTGGTGGTAAAGCCCAGTTCGGTGGACAGCGTTTTGGTGAGATGGAGGTTTGGGCTCTTGAGGCTTATGGCGCATCTTACACACTGCAGGAGATTCTTACAGTTAAATCTGATGATGTTATCGGACGTGTTAAGACTTACGAGGCAATTATCAAGGGTGATAATATTCCTGAACCGGGTATCCCTGAGTCATTCAAGGTACTCCTTAAGGAACTCCAGTCACTTGCACTTGATGTTAAGGTTCTTGATGAGAATGGTGAAGAAGTTGATATCATGGAGAATGTTGATTATAGTGAAGGTGATTTCAAGCGTATCTATGAGGATGCCGGAATGAGCTATAAGCAGGATGGTGACCTTGGAGATCATGGATATACTGCACAGACAATAGGCGAAGAAGGCTTTGAGAATGAAGAGCCTGAAGAATCATCAGATGATGTTGTACTGGATGATTATGATGATGATTACTCAGGTGATGAAGAATAA
- the rplL gene encoding 50S ribosomal protein L7/L12 produces the protein MTTQEIIEVIKGLSVLELNDLVKACEEEFGVSAAAGVVVAAAGAGAAAAEEKTEFDVELTEAGANKVKVIKVVREITGLGLKEAKDLVDNAPKTVKEAAAKEEAEEIKKKLEAEGAKVTLK, from the coding sequence ATGACAACTCAGGAAATTATCGAAGTAATCAAAGGTTTATCAGTATTAGAGCTTAACGATCTCGTTAAGGCTTGTGAGGAAGAGTTCGGCGTATCTGCAGCAGCAGGCGTTGTAGTTGCAGCAGCAGGTGCTGGCGCAGCAGCAGCTGAGGAGAAGACAGAGTTTGACGTAGAGCTTACAGAAGCTGGCGCAAACAAGGTTAAGGTTATCAAGGTTGTTCGTGAGATCACAGGTCTTGGACTTAAGGAAGCAAAGGATCTCGTTGATAACGCTCCTAAGACAGTTAAGGAAGCAGCAGCTAAGGAAGAGGCTGAGGAGATTAAGAAGAAGCTTGAGGCTGAGGGCGCTAAGGTTACTCTTAAGTAA
- the rplJ gene encoding 50S ribosomal protein L10 → MAKVELKQPIVDEIAGFLKDAKGAVLVDYRGLTVEQDTQLRKQLREAGVVYKVYKNTLIKRAIAGTEFEALSAELDGPTAIAISADDATAPARILYNFGKTAEALELKSGVVEGTYYDAKGISLIATIPSRDELLAKFLGSIQSPVTNFARVIKQIAEKQEEVA, encoded by the coding sequence ATGGCTAAAGTAGAGCTTAAGCAGCCGATTGTAGACGAGATCGCTGGTTTCTTAAAGGATGCGAAGGGTGCTGTACTTGTTGACTACCGTGGATTAACAGTAGAACAGGATACACAGCTCCGTAAGCAGTTAAGAGAGGCTGGTGTTGTATACAAGGTATACAAGAACACACTCATCAAGCGTGCAATCGCAGGTACAGAGTTTGAGGCACTCAGTGCAGAACTCGACGGACCTACAGCTATTGCAATCAGCGCAGATGATGCAACAGCTCCGGCAAGAATTCTTTACAATTTTGGTAAGACAGCTGAAGCACTCGAGTTAAAGTCAGGCGTAGTTGAGGGAACATATTATGACGCTAAGGGAATTTCTCTTATCGCTACAATTCCATCAAGAGACGAACTGCTTGCCAAGTTCCTTGGAAGCATCCAGTCACCTGTTACAAACTTTGCTCGTGTTATTAAGCAGATCGCTGAGAAGCAGGAAGAAGTTGCATAA
- the rplA gene encoding 50S ribosomal protein L1 has protein sequence MMKRGKKYVEAAKLIDRAALYDTTEAVALAKKAATAKFDETIEAHIRTGCDGRHADQQIRGAVVLPHGTGKTVKVLVFAKGDKVAEAEAAGADYVGGEELIPKIQNDNWFDFDVVVATPDMMGVVGRLGRVLGPKGLMPNPKAGTVTMDVTKAINDIKAGKIEYRLDKTNIIHVPIGKASFTEEQLADNFQAIMDAIVKAKPSSLKGQYLRSVVVTSTMGPGVKVNTAKFVG, from the coding sequence ATAATGAAAAGAGGAAAGAAATATGTAGAGGCTGCAAAGCTTATTGACCGCGCAGCTTTATATGATACAACAGAAGCAGTAGCTCTTGCTAAGAAGGCAGCTACAGCTAAGTTCGATGAGACAATCGAAGCACACATCAGAACAGGATGTGACGGACGTCATGCAGACCAGCAGATCCGTGGTGCAGTCGTACTTCCACACGGAACAGGTAAGACTGTAAAGGTTCTCGTATTCGCTAAGGGTGATAAGGTAGCTGAGGCTGAGGCAGCAGGTGCTGATTATGTTGGCGGTGAGGAGCTTATCCCTAAGATCCAGAACGATAACTGGTTTGATTTTGATGTAGTTGTTGCTACACCTGATATGATGGGCGTTGTTGGTCGTCTCGGACGTGTACTTGGTCCTAAGGGCTTAATGCCAAACCCTAAGGCTGGTACAGTAACAATGGATGTTACAAAGGCAATCAACGATATCAAGGCTGGTAAGATCGAGTACAGACTTGATAAGACAAATATCATTCATGTGCCAATCGGTAAAGCTTCATTTACTGAGGAGCAGTTAGCGGACAACTTCCAGGCAATTATGGATGCAATCGTTAAGGCTAAGCCATCATCTTTGAAGGGTCAGTACCTCAGAAGTGTAGTAGTAACTTCAACAATGGGTCCTGGTGTTAAGGTTAACACAGCAAAGTTTGTTGGTTAA
- the rplK gene encoding 50S ribosomal protein L11 has translation MAKKVTGYIKLQIPAGKATPAPPVGPALGQHGVNIVEFTKQFNAKTADQGDLIIPVVITVYADRSFSFITKTPPAAVLLKKACKLKSGSAVPNKDKVATISKAEIQKIAELKMPDLNAASLEAAMSMIAGTARSMGITVED, from the coding sequence ATGGCAAAGAAAGTAACAGGTTATATCAAATTGCAGATTCCTGCCGGAAAAGCGACACCAGCACCACCTGTTGGTCCTGCACTTGGACAGCATGGTGTTAACATCGTCGAATTTACAAAGCAGTTTAACGCAAAGACAGCTGACCAGGGAGATTTAATAATTCCTGTTGTCATCACTGTATACGCAGACAGAAGCTTCAGCTTCATCACGAAGACTCCGCCGGCTGCTGTTCTTCTTAAGAAGGCATGCAAGCTTAAGAGTGGTTCAGCCGTTCCTAACAAGGATAAGGTTGCTACAATTTCTAAGGCTGAGATTCAGAAGATTGCAGAACTTAAGATGCCGGATCTTAATGCAGCAAGCCTTGAGGCTGCTATGAGCATGATTGCCGGTACTGCACGAAGCATGGGTATCACAGTTGAGGACTAA
- the nusG gene encoding transcription termination/antitermination protein NusG — protein MAETNSEVSEVRAEVNSEPRWYVVHTYSGYENKVMDSISKTIANRHLEDQILDVRVPVETVYELRANGTKKAVERKIFPGYVLVNMVMNEDTWYVVRNIRGVTGFVGPGSKPVPLTEEEMKPYGLTSNDSSESDKNVVVNLKVGDIVTVTGGAWAGSVKAIQSVNESRQTVTINVDMFSRETPVEISFSEVKKM, from the coding sequence ATGGCAGAAACAAATTCAGAAGTAAGCGAAGTTAGGGCAGAAGTGAATTCAGAACCACGTTGGTATGTTGTTCACACTTATTCCGGCTATGAGAATAAGGTTATGGACAGTATTAGCAAGACAATAGCCAACAGGCATCTTGAAGATCAGATACTTGATGTCAGGGTTCCGGTAGAGACAGTATATGAACTTAGGGCTAATGGCACTAAGAAGGCTGTCGAGAGAAAAATATTCCCGGGATACGTTCTTGTTAATATGGTCATGAACGAAGATACCTGGTATGTGGTACGCAATATCCGTGGCGTGACAGGTTTTGTAGGTCCTGGATCTAAACCGGTACCGCTCACGGAAGAAGAGATGAAACCTTATGGTCTTACAAGCAACGACAGTTCAGAGTCTGACAAGAACGTGGTTGTCAATCTTAAGGTTGGTGACATTGTAACAGTCACAGGAGGCGCATGGGCCGGATCAGTTAAGGCAATCCAGAGCGTCAATGAGAGCAGACAGACAGTTACTATTAATGTCGATATGTTCAGCCGTGAAACACCGGTTGAGATAAGTTTCTCAGAAGTTAAAAAGATGTAA
- the secE gene encoding preprotein translocase subunit SecE encodes MSDTAKGKTKKSWFKGLKAEFKNISWPDQKTLTKETVAVLVVSVLLGLITAGLDFIIRYGLEFLIK; translated from the coding sequence ATGAGTGACACTGCTAAGGGCAAGACCAAGAAGAGTTGGTTCAAAGGTCTTAAGGCTGAATTCAAGAATATAAGCTGGCCGGATCAGAAGACACTTACTAAGGAAACTGTTGCTGTATTGGTTGTCTCCGTATTGCTGGGATTAATAACAGCAGGATTAGATTTTATTATCAGATACGGACTCGAGTTCCTGATAAAATAA
- the rpmG gene encoding 50S ribosomal protein L33 yields the protein MRVKITLACTECKQRNYNMTKDKKTHPDRMETKKYCRFCKSHTLHKETK from the coding sequence GTGCGCGTAAAGATAACATTGGCATGTACAGAGTGTAAGCAGCGTAATTACAACATGACGAAGGATAAGAAAACTCATCCGGACAGAATGGAAACAAAGAAGTATTGCAGATTCTGTAAGTCACACACATTACACAAAGAAACAAAGTAA